Proteins encoded in a region of the Ornithodoros turicata isolate Travis chromosome 3, ASM3712646v1, whole genome shotgun sequence genome:
- the LOC135388379 gene encoding zinc finger protein 664-like isoform X2: MNNNHTLQKCYSGTMEGPQGSCDALSGSCSTTPSASGCSVADAECSVAANDSTTDSIHTTEVIPGPYEGRPSILNQEETTTDSTFKCSTCSTSFVNSCDLELHLNTHMKKTFVCETCSASFTSASTLTKHAKVHIAQGLHECRVCSSKFVTESLLDRHMVHHSGERPYKCQHCTATFASNKSMQHHTRTHTEKRPHKCDRCPAAFSVLRNLRRHIQSHTGEKPHKCKFCPSAFAQSEDLKRHVRRHTGEKPYECHLCPAAFVEQITLREHVRTHTGEKPYKCAMCPAAFVNRGYLKQHARIHSGEKPYQCEFCPATFAQLAGVKFHVRTHTGEKPYKCEVCPAAFSQPIALTYHARIHTGERPLKCELCPATFARPRGLKCHMLTHTGEKPYKCHICSSAFAASQSLKFHIHAHTGEKPYKCEHCQALFARPHSLKRHVAAHVKKDCAET, translated from the exons ATGAACAACAATCAT ACTCTGCAGAAATGTTATAGTGGGACTATGGAAGGCCCTCAAGGCTCCTGTGACGCCTTGAGCGGAAGTTGCTCAACAACTCCGTCAGCATCTGGGTGCTCTGTTGCTGATGCTGAGTGCTCAGTTGCTGCTAACGACTCTACGACCGACAGCATTCATACAACAGAAGTGATCCCAGGACCTTATGAAGGTAGACCTTCAATATTAAATCAGGAGGAGACTACTACGGACAGCACGTTCAAATGCAGCACATGCTCAACTTCATTTGTTAACAGCTGTGACCTCGAGCTTCATCTTAACACTCACATGAAAAAGACATTTGTGTGTGAAACGTGTTCTGCATCATTCACCAGTGCATCGACGTTGACGAAGCATGCAAAGGTCCACATTGCACAGGGCCTACACGAATGCCGAGTGTGCTCATCCAAGTTTGTAACAGAGTCCCTTCTTGATCGTCACATGGTGCATCACTCCGGTGAAAGACCTTACAAATGCCAGCACTGCACGGCAACATTTGCATCGAACAAGAGCATGCAGCATCATACGCGGACACACACGGAGAAGCGGCCACATAAATGTGATCGTTGTCCGGCTGCATTTTCTGTCCTCAGAAACTTGAGACGTCACATTCAGtcccacacgggagagaagccacacaagtgtaaATTTTGCCCTTCTGCATTCGCTCAAAGTGAAGACCTGAAACGTCACGTGCGTagacacacaggtgagaagccgtACGAGTGCCACCTTTGTCCAGCGGCATTTGTGGAGCAGATAACCCTGAGAGAACACGTGCGAACACATACGGGGgaaaagccatacaagtgtgcaATGTGCCCCGCAGCGTTTGTGAACCGTGGGTACCTGAAGCAGCATGCGCGCATTCACTCTGGCGAGAAGCCGTACCAGTGTGAATTCTGCCCTGCAACGTTTGCGCAGCTTGCAGGTGTGAAATTTCACGTGCGAACACACACCGGAGaaaagccgtacaagtgcgaagTCTGCCCCGCCGCGTTCTCGCAGCCAATAGCATTGACGTACCATGCGCGAATACACACGGGTGAGAGGCCGCTCAAGTGCGAACTCTGTCCCGCAACATTTGCACGCCCTCGGGGACTCAAGTGCCACATGCTAACGCACACGGGggagaaaccatacaagtgccACATCTGTTCCTCTGCATTTGCTGCGAGCCAGAGCCTCAAGTTTCACATTCATGCACACACAGGGGAGAAACCGTACAAATGTGAGCATTGTCAAGCTCTGTTTGCACGACCTCACAGCCTAAAGCGTCACGTAGCAGCGCACGTAAAAAAAGACTGCGCAGAAACATGA
- the LOC135388379 gene encoding zinc finger protein 664-like isoform X4, translating to MNNNHTLQKCYSGTMEGPQGSCDALSGSCSTTPSASGCSVADAECSVAANDSTTDSIHTTEVIPGPYEGRPSILNQEETTTDSTFKCSTCSTSFVNSCDLELHLNTHMKKTFVCETCSASFTSASTLTKHAKVHIAQGLHECRVCSSKFVTESLLDRHMVHHSGERPYKCQHCTATFASNKSMQHHTRTHTEKRPHKCDRCPAAFSVLRNLRRHIQSHTGEKPHKCKFCPSAFAQSEDLKRHVRRHTGEKPYECHLCPAAFVEQITLREHVRTHTGEKPYKCAMCPAAFVNRGYLKQHARIHSGEKPYQCEFCPATFAQLAGVKFHVRTHTGEKPYKCEVCPAAFSQPIALTYHARIHTGERPLKCELCPATFARPRGLKCHMLTHTGEKPYKCHICSSAFAASQSLKFHIHAHTGEKPYKCKNYLICIRR from the exons ATGAACAACAATCAT ACTCTGCAGAAATGTTATAGTGGGACTATGGAAGGCCCTCAAGGCTCCTGTGACGCCTTGAGCGGAAGTTGCTCAACAACTCCGTCAGCATCTGGGTGCTCTGTTGCTGATGCTGAGTGCTCAGTTGCTGCTAACGACTCTACGACCGACAGCATTCATACAACAGAAGTGATCCCAGGACCTTATGAAGGTAGACCTTCAATATTAAATCAGGAGGAGACTACTACGGACAGCACGTTCAAATGCAGCACATGCTCAACTTCATTTGTTAACAGCTGTGACCTCGAGCTTCATCTTAACACTCACATGAAAAAGACATTTGTGTGTGAAACGTGTTCTGCATCATTCACCAGTGCATCGACGTTGACGAAGCATGCAAAGGTCCACATTGCACAGGGCCTACACGAATGCCGAGTGTGCTCATCCAAGTTTGTAACAGAGTCCCTTCTTGATCGTCACATGGTGCATCACTCCGGTGAAAGACCTTACAAATGCCAGCACTGCACGGCAACATTTGCATCGAACAAGAGCATGCAGCATCATACGCGGACACACACGGAGAAGCGGCCACATAAATGTGATCGTTGTCCGGCTGCATTTTCTGTCCTCAGAAACTTGAGACGTCACATTCAGtcccacacgggagagaagccacacaagtgtaaATTTTGCCCTTCTGCATTCGCTCAAAGTGAAGACCTGAAACGTCACGTGCGTagacacacaggtgagaagccgtACGAGTGCCACCTTTGTCCAGCGGCATTTGTGGAGCAGATAACCCTGAGAGAACACGTGCGAACACATACGGGGgaaaagccatacaagtgtgcaATGTGCCCCGCAGCGTTTGTGAACCGTGGGTACCTGAAGCAGCATGCGCGCATTCACTCTGGCGAGAAGCCGTACCAGTGTGAATTCTGCCCTGCAACGTTTGCGCAGCTTGCAGGTGTGAAATTTCACGTGCGAACACACACCGGAGaaaagccgtacaagtgcgaagTCTGCCCCGCCGCGTTCTCGCAGCCAATAGCATTGACGTACCATGCGCGAATACACACGGGTGAGAGGCCGCTCAAGTGCGAACTCTGTCCCGCAACATTTGCACGCCCTCGGGGACTCAAGTGCCACATGCTAACGCACACGGGggagaaaccatacaagtgccACATCTGTTCCTCTGCATTTGCTGCGAGCCAGAGCCTCAAGTTTCACATTCATGCACACACAGGGGAGAAACCGTACAAAT